In Toxotes jaculatrix isolate fToxJac2 chromosome 11, fToxJac2.pri, whole genome shotgun sequence, a single genomic region encodes these proteins:
- the ppp3r1a gene encoding calcineurin subunit B type 1, which translates to MGNEASYPLEMCSHFDADEIKRLGKRFKKLDLDNSGSLSVEEFMSLPELQQNPLVQRVIDIFDTDGNGEVDFKEFIEGVSQFSVKGDKEQKLRFAFRIYDMDKDGYISNGELFQVLKMMVGNNLKDTQLQQIVDKTIINADKDGDGRISFEEFCAVVGGLDIHKKMVVDV; encoded by the exons TCGATGCTGATGAGATTAAGAGGCTAGGGAAGAGGTTTAAGAAACTCGACCTAGATAACTCTGGCTCACTCAGCGTGGAGGAGTTCATGTCGCTGCCTGAGCTGCAACAGAACCCGCTGGTGCAAAGGGTTATCGACATATTTGACACGGACGGGAATGGAGAGGTGGACTTTAAAG AGTTCATCGAGGGAGTCTCACAGTTCAGCGTCAAGGGGGACAAGGAACAGAAGCTGCGGT TCGCTTTCAGGATCTACGACATGGACAAGGATGGCTACATCTCCAATGGCGAGCTCTTCCAGGTGCTGAAGATGATGGTAGGCAACAACCTGAAGGACACGCAGCTCCAGCAGATTGTGGACAAGACCATTATAAACGCAGACAAGGACGGAGACGGCAGGATATCCTTTGAAGAGTTCTGTGCA GTGGTCGGAGGTCTCGATATACACAAAAAGATGGTGGTGGACGTGTGA